In Mycoavidus cysteinexigens, a genomic segment contains:
- a CDS encoding type II toxin-antitoxin system PemK/MazF family toxin, with amino-acid sequence MNRRKVAQPGDVYWIDPNPVAGREMKDRHRFVVITPPEINALGVSMTVPITSGGQFARDNGLTVVISGHDTNGVAVCNHVRSFDLNAREKVGTARYIETLDQVTTNEIISHVLSIIDPEIG; translated from the coding sequence ATGAACCGACGCAAAGTGGCTCAGCCTGGCGATGTGTACTGGATCGATCCAAATCCAGTGGCCGGACGAGAAATGAAAGACAGGCACCGTTTCGTTGTGATCACTCCGCCAGAAATTAATGCGTTGGGCGTATCCATGACAGTACCTATTACCAGTGGTGGACAATTTGCCCGAGATAATGGATTAACAGTTGTCATTTCAGGACATGATACAAATGGCGTGGCTGTATGCAATCATGTTAGGTCATTTGATCTCAATGCTCGTGAAAAAGTCGGTACCGCTCGCTATATTGAGACTTTGGATCAAGTCACGACCAATGAAATTATCTCGCATGTTTTGAGTATTATTGATCCTGAGATAGGCTGA
- a CDS encoding AbrB/MazE/SpoVT family DNA-binding domain-containing protein: MITVNIRKQGGAAVMTIPASVLKMLNVEAGAQLEIDVVQGAFTAKPVTKHLRKRYSLHELLRGVTPEQMVILNEQIEWAREGEPMGRECL, translated from the coding sequence ATGATTACTGTTAACATCCGCAAACAAGGTGGCGCAGCAGTGATGACTATCCCTGCTAGTGTGTTAAAAATGCTTAACGTTGAAGCTGGCGCTCAGCTAGAAATTGATGTCGTTCAAGGTGCATTTACCGCCAAACCCGTCACAAAACATTTGCGTAAGCGTTATTCCTTGCACGAATTGCTACGAGGGGTCACCCCAGAGCAAATGGTTATACTGAACGAACAAATCGAATGGGCTCGTGAGGGCGAACCCATGGGTCGGGAATGTTTATGA